From Chloracidobacterium sp. N, the proteins below share one genomic window:
- a CDS encoding CTP synthase: MTKFIFVTGGVVSSLGKGIAAASIGCLLEARGLRVTQQKFDPYINVDPGTMSPFQHGEVFVTDDGAETDMDLGHYERFTRATMTRANNFTTGRIYLSVIEKERHGDYLGQTVQVIPHITTEIKDAIQSVAHGVDVVIVEIGGTVGDIESLPFLEAIRQMRYEVGRSNVMFIHVTLVPFIQAAGELKSKPTQHSVKDLLSIGIQPDVLICRTDREIPRGIKEKIALFCNVAEEAVITAEDVSTVYEVPLKFAEQRLDELILGRLGLTAGEADLRAWRRMVDIIRHPDDAVTVGIVGKYVGSRESYKSLTEALLHGGIANRLRVDIRWIEAEDLTVDERWESRLHDVDAILVPGGFGKRGIDGMLRAIGYARRHKLPFFGICLGMQCACIELARTTAELADADSTEFDPDTRHPVFFLLRDLIGVEDMGGTMRLGAYPCHLEPGSQVAAIYQTTEISERHRHRYEFNTEYEPHLARLGLRVVGRSPDGRFVEMVERDDHPWFIGCQFHPEYKSRPHMPHPLFVSFVAAARRYRVEHEVRQQTTTGRHPVALLTAGSSERAGIAGQAASGG, from the coding sequence ATGACGAAGTTCATTTTTGTGACGGGCGGTGTGGTCTCGTCGCTGGGCAAGGGCATTGCGGCCGCCTCCATCGGCTGTCTGCTGGAAGCCCGTGGGCTGCGGGTGACGCAGCAGAAGTTTGACCCGTACATCAACGTGGACCCGGGCACGATGTCGCCGTTTCAGCACGGCGAGGTGTTTGTGACGGACGATGGCGCCGAAACCGACATGGATTTGGGTCACTACGAACGCTTCACCCGTGCCACCATGACCCGCGCCAACAACTTCACGACCGGCCGGATTTACCTTTCGGTCATCGAGAAGGAACGGCACGGAGACTATCTGGGGCAGACCGTGCAGGTCATTCCCCACATCACCACGGAAATCAAGGATGCCATCCAGTCCGTCGCCCACGGCGTGGATGTGGTCATCGTCGAAATTGGCGGCACGGTTGGTGACATCGAATCGCTGCCCTTTCTGGAAGCCATCCGGCAGATGCGCTACGAAGTCGGGCGCTCGAATGTGATGTTCATTCACGTGACGCTCGTGCCCTTCATCCAGGCGGCCGGGGAACTCAAAAGCAAGCCCACGCAGCATTCCGTCAAGGACCTGCTGAGCATCGGGATTCAGCCCGATGTGCTCATCTGCCGCACCGACCGCGAAATTCCGCGTGGCATCAAGGAAAAAATCGCGCTGTTTTGCAACGTCGCCGAAGAAGCCGTCATTACGGCCGAGGATGTCTCGACAGTCTATGAAGTGCCGCTCAAGTTTGCCGAACAGCGCCTCGACGAACTCATTCTGGGGCGGCTGGGACTGACGGCCGGCGAAGCCGACCTGCGCGCCTGGCGGCGCATGGTGGACATCATCCGCCACCCGGACGACGCCGTGACCGTCGGCATCGTTGGCAAGTATGTCGGCTCGCGCGAATCCTACAAAAGCCTTACCGAGGCGCTGCTGCACGGCGGCATTGCCAATCGTCTGCGGGTGGACATCCGCTGGATCGAGGCCGAAGACCTTACTGTGGACGAACGCTGGGAAAGCCGCCTGCACGACGTGGATGCGATTCTCGTCCCCGGCGGCTTCGGCAAGCGGGGCATTGACGGCATGCTGCGCGCCATCGGCTATGCCCGGCGGCACAAGCTGCCGTTCTTCGGCATCTGCCTGGGGATGCAGTGCGCCTGCATCGAGCTGGCGCGCACCACGGCTGAACTTGCCGACGCCGACAGCACCGAGTTTGACCCGGACACGCGCCATCCCGTCTTTTTCCTGCTGCGCGACCTCATCGGCGTCGAAGACATGGGCGGAACGATGCGCCTAGGGGCGTACCCGTGCCATCTGGAACCGGGCAGTCAGGTGGCGGCCATCTACCAGACGACCGAGATTTCAGAGCGCCACCGTCACCGGTACGAGTTCAACACGGAATATGAGCCGCATCTGGCGCGGTTGGGGCTGCGCGTCGTCGGACGGTCGCCCGACGGGCGCTTCGTGGAAATGGTTGAACGGGACGATCACCCGTGGTTCATTGGCTGCCAGTTTCACCCGGAGTACAAATCGCGTCCGCACATGCCGCATCCGCTGTTTGTCTCGTTCGTTGCGGCCGCGCGGCGCTACCGGGTCGAACATGAAGTCCGGCAGCAGACGACGACCGGCAGGCATCCGGTCGCCCTGCTGACAGCAGGCAGCAGCGAACGCGCCGGTATTGCCGGGCAGGCCGCCAGCGGCGGGTGA
- a CDS encoding type II toxin-antitoxin system MqsA family antitoxin, with protein MMCDVCGREGARVRYVTRSYGKGEDLLVIENIPLVSCPHCGESYFTAETLYEIERIKLHRQSFAGKRQVAVAKFA; from the coding sequence ATGATGTGTGATGTTTGTGGCAGGGAAGGCGCACGGGTTCGATATGTCACCCGCAGTTATGGCAAGGGTGAGGATTTGCTGGTCATCGAGAACATTCCCTTGGTGAGTTGTCCACATTGCGGCGAGAGTTACTTCACAGCAGAAACGCTGTACGAAATTGAGCGCATCAAACTGCACCGTCAAAGTTTTGCAGGTAAACGACAGGTAGCCGTTGCCAAGTTTGCCTGA
- a CDS encoding ferredoxin--NADP(+) reductase — MTTATHSSVTETAVKRAVPMNVFRQSAPLRTVCLENRELVGPGGVGTVRHLVFDTSAGPYPFLEGQSAGILPPGLDANGKPHKLRLYSIASTRHGDTGDGKTLSLCVRRLEYPHPETGETVYGVCSTYLCGLKVGDEVDVTGPTGKAMLLPDDPAATIVMLATGTGIAPFRAHLWRMFRENNTDYEFRGSAWLIFGIPTTPNILYREELEDFRQHANFRLTYAISREQKNAKGGRMYIQDRVAEHVGELWELLQRDNTHVFICGLRGMEDGIDAAFEAHTAPLGIQWAEYRKHLEKSHRWHVETY, encoded by the coding sequence ATGACCACAGCAACGCACAGTTCCGTGACCGAAACGGCCGTCAAACGCGCCGTTCCCATGAATGTCTTTCGGCAGAGCGCGCCGCTGCGCACCGTCTGCCTGGAAAACCGCGAACTGGTCGGCCCCGGCGGAGTTGGGACGGTTCGCCACCTCGTGTTTGACACCTCAGCCGGTCCCTACCCGTTTCTCGAAGGCCAGAGCGCCGGTATCCTCCCGCCGGGCCTGGATGCCAACGGCAAGCCCCACAAGCTACGGCTCTACTCCATTGCCTCGACGCGCCACGGCGACACCGGCGACGGCAAAACGCTTTCCCTGTGCGTGCGGCGGCTGGAGTATCCGCACCCGGAGACGGGCGAAACGGTCTATGGTGTGTGTTCCACGTACCTGTGTGGCCTGAAGGTCGGCGACGAAGTCGACGTGACGGGGCCGACCGGCAAAGCGATGCTGCTGCCGGATGACCCGGCGGCAACCATCGTCATGCTGGCGACGGGCACCGGCATTGCCCCGTTTCGGGCGCACCTGTGGCGGATGTTCCGGGAAAACAACACGGACTACGAGTTTCGCGGTTCGGCCTGGCTGATTTTCGGCATTCCCACCACGCCCAACATTCTCTACCGGGAAGAGCTCGAAGACTTCCGGCAGCACGCCAACTTCCGCCTCACCTACGCCATCAGCCGCGAGCAGAAAAATGCCAAGGGGGGGCGGATGTACATCCAGGACCGCGTTGCCGAACACGTGGGCGAGCTGTGGGAGCTGCTCCAGCGCGACAACACGCACGTGTTCATCTGCGGCCTGCGCGGCATGGAAGACGGCATTGATGCGGCGTTCGAGGCACACACGGCGCCGCTGGGCATCCAGTGGGCGGAGTACCGCAAACACCTCGAAAAGAGCCACCGCTGGCACGTTGAAACCTATTGA